CAAATACAGTGGTATGGCTTCCTTAGCCGTTACCCTCATTGCTTTGGGCTTCTTGTACAAGTACCAAAAGACCCTCGTTTATCCCAGTGCCTTTCCTCAGGGTTCTCGTGAGAACGTTCCAACACCCAAGGAATTCAACATGGAGTATGAGCGTATCGAGTTGAGGACCCGTGACAAAGTCACTTTGGATTCTTATTTAATGCTACAATCCGAGTCTCCTGAATCTCGTCCCACCTTACTCTACTTTCATGCTAATGCCGGTAACATGGGTCATCGTCTTCCCATCGCTCGTGTATTCTATTCTGCTCTCAATATGAACGTCTTCATCATTTCCTACCGTGGTTACGGAAAGAGCACCGGCTCTCCTAGCGAAGCtggtttaaaaattgactCCCAAACCGCTTTGGAGTACCTTATGGAACATCCCATTTGttccaaaacaaaaatcgTCGTCTATGGTCAATCTATTGGTGGTGCCGTTGCTATCGCTCTCACCGCCAAAAATCAAGATCGCATTTCTGCTTTGATTCTTGAGAATACCTTTACTTCCATCAAGGACATGATTCCCACCGTCTTTCCCTACGGTGGCTCCATCATTAGTCGCTTTTGCACAGAAATATGGTCAAGTCAGGACGAgattagaaaaattaagaaattgCCAGTGCTCTTTCTTTCTGGTGAAAAGGATGAAATCGTCCCTCCTCCTCAAATGGTCCTTTTGTTTGGTTTGTGCGGTAGTGCtaagaaaaagtttcaCAGCTTTCCAAAATGTACTCATAATGACACATGCCTCGGAGATGGTTATTTTCAAGTGATTGCTGACTTTCTCGCTGAAAATGATATCAACACACCTGCTTCTTaagctttcttttttttttttttgaaaacaaactATTCTCCATTTCACCTTACATTTTTGGTTGCCAGCTTAAaggttcttttttattatttttttcaatcgaaattttttcccttttcaTTGGGGTTATCGAGGGCTTTTTTTCACTTGCatccattttctttctcgTTCTTCTTAGAATTGTCGTTTTTTTATAGTAGCCTTAGTTAGTATGTAAGTATTTGGGGTTTATAGGAATAGAATAGTACTGATAAGCAATTTTCCATtgcttatattttttttcttgataTTCGCTTTGTATTGTATCAACCGTTTCGTATATATATACCTACATAGAAATTAATAACTTTTGTCCTTTTTCTTAGATTCCTACTactttgtaaacaaaccatAAttctttccatttttattattcataaataaaaaaaaaaaccccCGTCAAAATGCTCacataaataattttgctGTAACCATTGAAAACGGAACACTACTTTCCAATCAAtcctttttcataaaaagtttataaacattttcattCACTATTCCACAGAGATGAAACGATATTAAAACCAAATACCctaataacaaaaatatatatcaaTAATCAGACGTCAAATCCATTCATGGAAATAAAcccatttaaaaaatatggatCACTTTTACCACGATACTTTTTAGGAGTCCGTCTATTCTAAAAGTAATTCACCAGAAAAGATAGTACGGGTAAAACATATCGTCAAGTATCAATTAACAAGATgatctctttttttcatgttaaattttgatttttctcaATCCACCACATCCACCAAACGCTCTACTCTAATTTTATGATTCGCAACACTCAAAATGGGGATACCTGGAATCTTGCGAATCCTTTGCTTCAGATTTTTATCATTGGTAGCAACTAAATAGCATTTGTGCTGCATCACACGTTGAACGATACAGTCATCGGCATACGTGCCTTTGTGAGTGCAAGGAAGACGTTCAAATCGTTCATCTTTGGCAATTCGAAGTGCAATACGATAGCGAATTCccaatttttccaattcagCCATTACACAGTCAGAAATACAAGGAATGGTCTTAGCGTACAGACAGGTCATGAGTCCTTCAAAAAGATCAATCTTTTGCTGAAGACAAAAGTTGATAAAGTTTGTATCAATGATAACATGGTAGGGAGGTCCTAGACTCTCATTGAACTGAAAGAAAAGGTTGGAAGCCATTTGTGGACTTGAGGGGTTAGCatcaaaaatcaataaagtgcttataaaaaaatttacttacATTTCTCGAACTAATTCTCCATTCTTTGTagttttctctttctcttttttctgatctttcttttgcaatCGTTGATCCTTAAGGTTTATGACTCGCTTTACCTGAGCAAATTTGCGTGTAGTTTTTGCTTTACccattgaaaataattaacggaagagaaagaagaagtgatttaatttacaaGTTTCGCATTCAACGTCCAAAGCTCTAAATACCCTTTCAATTGGAAGTGcccaaaaaaattattagttGTTCAAAGAGGGAAGCAGGCTGCTGGATGAGACTGAAGGACAATGAAGTTCAATGCATTCTTAAAACTTCCATAATGTAAAATAGTGTATCACAATGGAAGCATAACGTATTTTTAATCCAACTgatcgttaaaaaaataaataggtatatttatataacGATACGAAAAAATACATAATACAACTTTACGCGACATACTTTCTTGTATATTACATTGCccaaattatttctttcaattaaCTTATTGTGGTTCAAGGGTAGAAGAGACGGTGAACCGCCCAGACATATGTAGTACGTATTTTAATATGAATTACTTTATTCACTAAAACTTCATGATACATTCTGCTAAATAGTGCTTTCCCTGCGTACCCTACAAACGGTATAGCTTATAACGAATACCAGCGTGCTATTTTAAATGATATaagttttgtaaaaatggATGAACCTTTGcattcaactttttcacACATCAGCAATGGCAAAATCAGCACGTTCAAAAAGCATTCGTCGCAATAAAAAAGTGGTATGTTGTATAGTATAGACAAATGAAGGGATTGaatgtctttttttttggtttcgGAAACGGTTTATGTACAATGGAACCgtctttaaaacaattgcCCTTCTCATACCTCTTTATCGATTATCTAACAAAGTAATAGCTTAGAGAAAACGTTTTTCAACCCGTAATTGATGAGCGGACTAAGCGTTTGTCTGCGCACTTACGTGACCAGGTCAATGACCTTACAAAGTCATCCTCTAGCAAAGAAGAGGGAATCGCCGATAATTCCTTGAAAGAAGTCAGCAGTTCAGAAGTATCCGATAACGTTGGTATGGAAGTTGATCAGCCTAAAGTCTCTACTTCTGGTCCTCGTGACAACAATCGCAACAAATGGGCAAAGAAACatttaaagaaaggaaaGCGTGCCAAGAACAGTAACTTttcgaaatttttgaagaaaaagtaaatttaaGTTCACCatttaatatataaacTCCGAGATCTTTTTAAGAACTAATTatcaatcttttttctcagatttttttccttgggataattttattttcaaatttctgGTTTTCAACTGGAGACGTTGACCGTGTTGCATAAGgattttgtttgcttttggGGGGTTTggattattttatattattctttataaaaacatatttttttccaataatgaatattttgtttcaaagacttactttttttcaCGATGAAGTTTCTATATTGTTGGAATaagtcaattttttaattttattttttatatttattgtaattAAGTACGATGTAACTAATAACGTCTCTCTGTCTCAAAAACTGCACTTTTAAATCGTgctttttgctttgtttacCACATGAAATAGAATTAGTAATGCTCTTGGTTGTAAAACCTGATTTTTACAGAAATGTAATAAAGTATGAATAtctaaatattaaattaattttatttgcgtattttttatcgcttaaaatataattttagttattgtttgtttacaaaagtGCACATGGTTATGATATGCCTTCACACATACATTCCAATATTGTTCTACCACATAAACAAATAGATTGACATTCCATCTGATTTGAACCATCTGCATTCAAAATCGCAATGGAAGAAAAGGAGAACGTAAACTTGGTggaaaaaagcaattatgTTGCACTAGAGGTATGCTCTACTTTGATTACCAGAAGATGTTTGTAACGTTTCTAACCCTCAATAAACAGAACACACGAGAAATAGAtgtttttgatgaattcCTTAATGCAATTGGAAATGAAAACACCATTACACCGGTTTACGCCGATAGCTCATTAACTCATTTGCGCAAAAAATCGTATGTaacataataaatttaacaaattacCTATGTCACAAAGGTTCAGAGAATCCTTTGGATTATTAACGGGGTTTCtcgaaagaaaaaaaaacatcgTCTGAACCTTTGCAGcagttttgcttttatgCTAACTAACTTATTTTGCATGCAGCTATACTAAAGTAGTTCATGACTGTACATATGCTCTAGTCATCAATCCGTATGATAAAAAAGTGATATGGAGGAGAGGACTAGCTTATTTGCGACTTGGACATCCTCACTTAGCCAATCGTGATTGGGAGCATTCACTTGAACTGGACCCAAACAATACATACATCCAAAAATCTCTTCATAGATTAAAGGAAGTGTATTACATTTACAGAGAATGTGCAGAAACATGGCAGTTAAGACACCTTAGAGTTGCTTCTTCTCAGCAATTACCTGTAGGATTGCGAAAACAATACCCTAATATAATTCGTGGCAAGATCTGGTGGAAGAAAGTGCACGACAATTGCCAATTGTGTGGACAGCAATGCGAACTGAAAAAGGAGAATCTTTCAGCAATGCGGTCTATGCTTTACATGGCAAATACTTATGCAAAGGATGATACCGAAAATCACTCGCCCAGCGCCCAAATCGGAATAGAAAGCTCGGAGGAcgaattagaaaataaaataactaAGGGAGAACACTCTCTATTGGTCCCAGAGGAACTGTACAGATCCAATTACCCATGCCCTCAAAACATAGATCAGTTTCTTTATATGATAAAAGTCCTATCTGCCCCCTGTTTGTACATTGAAACGTTTTCATTTCCTATTTCCACAATTAATCAATTGTTCAAAGCTCATGGAATGTCGGTTGAGCAGTTAAATTTATTCTTAAAATCAATACACTATATCGGATTGTGTTCAAGGTTTTGCAAGCAATGGTCCGACAAGGCACGATCGCTGATGCAAGCGTTGAGTGGGCTGCCGTGGTTCAGTTTTGTCGTGCaacattgtttacataTAACGGCAGCTCAAATTCTTTTGCATATTCCTGACATccaagaagaagaattcaGAAACTGGCATGTTTCCAAAAAACCCATCAACAATACTGATCTCTCTTctgaatttgaaattgcAGAGATCCCAATCAATTGCTACACATGATAACATTGATgacaataaatttttgtatgtTAAGTCAGTCCAGAAACCATCGATGCAATCATTTGGAGTAGAAGGCATTAATAACCGTGTGTAGTTTATGAATAACACATTCATTGTATATCAACCTCTTATTTTCAGTGCTGAAATAATCATTATCAACCACATGAAGCTATATATTTGTGGGCAAAGTAGAAATGTTTGCCATTTTGTTTACCGCCGGATACACCAAGCAATGAAGACAGTCATCGACCCAATACACAAGTATTGTCCGTCAAATGTTAAGTGTAAttgttaaagaaattgaacaaaatgaaagagacaaaaaaactttcaaGACAGTTTTGTGTTGCACACCAATACTGCCGTTTCTCATACTCTGAGTATATGCCATGAATCGCATATTCACGatttaatcaaaataaaaaagatatcCAAAATATCTACATCTCTGTTACTAAATTgcttgtttatttataacaAAGCCATTTCACAGATACACAGCCAACGTGGTAAAGCAACCCTTTTCTCATAATCGCTACAacagcaaaaaaatatatgtcTAATGCAggtttttcaattttctaTTATCTCTATTAACTAAACGTTCATTTCATACAATTTTATCGGTATGGCAAGGTTATGGTAGTCTACAAGTTGAAAACCGCAGAATGAATCGGCTATTATATGCTTACGATGAGGATGACGTATTCCATATGTTTGTGTTACGCTGCACACACTATGACGGTTTCCCAATACTCTTCTTTTGACCTTAGCTCTTTACATAAATTCCAGTAAAAAAGCGAAGAAAGCCGtttttttgtgtttgttgaaaaacGATACGTTGGTCCTTTTGGTGTTTATGTTTTTGTGCTTGTATTAGAATAATAGATTGTATAGAGGCTTGTCATCgtaaaattgtttcaaaGGCGAACGCCAATTTTAACATTAGAGCTTGCAATTCTTTAAACGAAGCACCATTACTAttctcttccttttttttgtattgtttttcttttattttttactctttAGGGTGGATTTAAAGTTGGGCACCCCTGTAGGAGTATTCTAAATTTGTTGTTGTGAGAGTAGTTTATCAGGTGGATTTATATTCTTTTCGCTTTTCTTCCTAAGATCTTTAGTATCCTTATTTCCTCCCCTTTCTTTGTGAGTATATCGTATAGGAACAGTTACGTTACTGTTGTATGAATATTAGACGGAATACTGGTTCAATTTCTAAAGATGGATTCTGGGTCAAGAGTAAACGTCAACATTCAAGGGACTCGAGTTCTCAAAAACAAGCTGGGAAAAATTCCTGACATCGACATATCTACAGATGGAAAGTACTTATTATCTGCATCAACGAATGATGTTCTGTTAGTTTGGGATTTGCACACTTCCAACAAAGTTGCGTTCTTTGAAGCACCAAGCGTATGGATTATGACTTGTGCATTCTCACCCTCCACTAAGAGCATAGCAGCTGGAGGGCTGAACAACTTTTGCGTAGTATACGATACCAGTGTTCCAGATGCGGATCCGGTCGAATTGGTTGGGCATGCAGGATTTGTTTCGTGCTGTAAGTATGTCGATGACGGTCATTTGCTTACGGGTTCTGGCGATAAAACTTGCATGTTTTGGGACATAGAGCAGGCAAAAGCCATTAGCGTTTTGAAAGGTCATGAAATGGATATTGTCTCTCTAGATTTCCTACCCTCAAATCCCAATTTATTTGTTACCGGAGGCTGTGACAAATTAGCCAAGCTCTGGGACCTTCGGGCTGCTTATTGTTGTGCCACATTTCCCGGAAATACATCGGATATTAATTccatttccttttttccttctaaCGCTGATTTTGTTACGGGTGCAGAGGATGGTATCGCTCGGTGCTTTGACATTCGTGCTTCTGCTGAGATATTCCAGTATTCATCTCCATCATCCTCCCCCATTAATTCAGTCTTATTTTCCAAGTCTGGaaaacttctttttatcGCAAAAGATAAAACATGCGAGGTTTGGGATTCCATCTCAAGCAAAACCATCACATCATTAACAGGCCATGAAAATCGAATTAGCTCTTTAGCTTTAACTTCTGATGGAACAATGTTGGCAACTGGCTCTTGGGACGAATGTGTTCGTCTCTGGTCTTCGTCAGGgtaaattaatgattttttttctccttttttttttgtctttggAAATGATgatgtttgttttgtttttttttcttatacaTTTACGTTTTCGATTCTAGGAGGTTGACTGCTTCATGTCCCACtggtttattatttttcttaattttttatacgTTTATGCGTGGTTTCGTGATGCTTTACTGATAATGTATTCATAAACCCTTGTGTACTAATTCcctatttttttcgttacgtttctcttttatttctaaacaaaaatataccTTTTCGAAAATTTCGCCTTGCAAAGGTTGGcgcttttttattactattTAATTATTGCGATTTTGTAAACGTTTAATCCTAACGATTACCCTTtagtctttttttcttaaaggtatttttcttcttacGTATGataataaacttttttataaatgttGTCTTgctgttttttaaaacttatttttatgaaagaaCAACccaaatattaaattcttttattaaataaaattctaTGTATGTATACTACgaattgaaagaaactGTAAATAGCTATAATACAAAGAGCGTAAAGTACCCGTATTCGCTCTTATTCATCTAAAAATCCCCCCATCACCGATGCCCACTCGTTAATACAAGAACCTGGCTTAGTTTCATAATCGGGTATGTTGAAGGGGCAATCACAATTACAACCATATTCTTGACCACAGTGTTGAATTGTGGAATGTTGATACCCAAGGTCTCTAAAGTAATGGACTTGAGATCGATTAAGGAGAAGACCCACTGCTAGCGAATGCACCGGAGCATCGCCCCACTAAAATAAGTTAGTAATCAGAGATAGGAAAAAAGTATGAAGAAGATTGCACTTCGAAGAACacaatgcttttttttttttgaataaactGTAAAAACATACCCTTTCAGTCCAAAATCCTCCAGCATTTTCCAATGCGTCGACATATTCATTATACTCTTTACTATTGTAAAAGTCTAAGCGTGCAATTTCGAAGTTACTCCAAAAATGGCATAGATTATAAATCTGGCCATCAATTCGGTTTAAAGGGGGCTCCGGTAAAACGTAATATCCTTGATCTTTTTGTTCTTCTTTCAGCTTTTTAATTCTCGTTTCATAGCGTTTATCAAGGAAGAAGCTCCAAAGATCGGTAGTTGGTAAATTggatattttttgatgagCAACAGTGTACCGAAACAGATTTGGAACAGTTTTTGCAAGTTCTTTGATAGCAATAACGTATCCGTAGACTTTATTGTGCTTGTCCATGTAGTAAAATGGGTCATAAGAGATGTCACAAGAAAAAGTGACTTCCGGTTCAAGTCTCCAATACCACTCGTACTGTTGCATTAAGGGATGTTTGTAAAAGTTTCGCGAAAAGAATCTGCACATTTTATGATAACTAGGAAAGTTCGCATATACGACTCCAACTTGTTCAGCAATACTCTCATCTATCATATCCTTGTCGACATCTTTAGGGAAGTTCCATAGTTCATCATCGAGAACACCGAATTGAATAGAAGAATCCGTAGCATCCTTAACcgcttttttaaattccgTAGTAAAAGGTTCATCGTTTAAGAAGACATAAGGATACTTGAAGTGTCGATTAAATCGACGTTCGATTGAGTTCATACTAGATAGAACACCGTCAAGGTCAGAGTTTCTTGCTAAAACCATAAAAGTAGCATTCATTCTAGGATATTGACTTGCTTCATAGGCCACATTCTTACATCCTATCGCAAACGGCGCGTCGTATGTATCATTAATAGGtctcaatttcttcaagtACAACCAATATGTACGTCTCCAATTATGGAATCctataaataaaaacacGAAAAGCgtaataaaagaaaacaagaCCTTCTTTTTACCTAGAcctctaaaaaaattgaacatGATGATAATTTAGTTATAATGTATAAACATTAATCCTGAAGTCCTAGTAAATCAATAtcttaaataaataaaagtggTCAACTAAagtatttaatatataataattaagAACGCGATTACAAAGAAAGCAAGATTAAATGACTGGACGCACGCTGATATGAGGTTGGTAAATACCAAGCATTGAGGCTTTCACAAGGCTTGTGAACAACGCAGTGCCAAAATCatgaaataaaaggaatttgcatattaataattttattagttTCCAAACATGTAATGTATCATATCTTTTCATATCGTTTTGATATTCAACGAAATGACTTTCTCTAATCAGTAATGCAAGATggcctttttttttttttttttaccagaATTACTCAGCGTACTGTAAGATAACAGTCattctattttttgcttctaatggcttgtttatattaatctttctaaattttcatcctaaattaaaatgtcttagcatttcaaaaatgacTCTTCTATTCTCTAACGACCACATTTAACGATAGCGACAATCGTTAACGACAGTCTGATGTACAACAATCTCAAACAACCATGAACGGTTTTCCAATGTCTAGTAATATATGTAGatttaatacatttttcaaagctCCAAGGTAAAGTTACTCTAGTTTTTATAACAGCCACTATAGAATCCAAACACAACGATTGAGAAGCAGAATTATTCAGTTATACTAGTATACAAATGATCTAACCTTTTTTCACACGACAATGCCgatccaaaattttatacagTATCAATTTAATGGTTCTTTTATTcatcttttatttactttcatATTATCTTTCTAGCATAGactaaacaaaaaaataaagtcgGTATAAAGATATTACACCCAAAACTGCATATTCGTTTATTGGACGTGAGAAAACGAGTAAAGTACTTACAAAACAGGTGCCAACTCGCCATCTCTTAAATTAAACTTCATAATAGGTATTACAATTAAAAGTTGTAAGCTTCATAATACCtgtttgaaatataaataaactCACTTAAACATAATGCATATAAAAATGTACAGCTCTATCGATGCTTTTACCATAAACATAGGCAAAACCATGTCACTTTAAGCTATTGTTTGAACAAACGTTATCTACCATGCTTaaccaacaaaaaaacagacCAATTTAATCGCCGTTCATTGCAACTAGTTCCTGCGAGTCAACACATTATCCTAAAGCGACAAGACAATTTTTGTGTCTTCTCAAGTGGAAAGTGAACATGGTTGTTAAAGAAGGTAAGATGCGTACTCGCGCCTTATATATGGAATTTGAAGCTAATCGTTGCTATGACAAcgaattgtaaataaatctGATCAAACAACAAACAGAGTTGCAAGCTTGGTTATGGGATGGATTTTACGGCTTTGTTTGCTAGTCTGAATCCCACATTTGCAAGTGTTTCACATTGTGGTAATTGGATTGCGTCTTTATCTCGCTCTGGGCATGTCTTAATTCGAAATTCTGAAACCCTCGAGCTTCACCATGTGTTCCTTCTAAACGCTCAATTCATTCAAAAGGTTGTATACTTGTTATGGAAACCCAATTTAGGAGCAGAAAAATGCCATCAAATTTGTGTTGCCTCAGTTGATAAAGTGTTTGTATTAGATATTGTACAACACGATTATTATGCT
This region of Schizosaccharomyces pombe strain 972h- genome assembly, chromosome: II genomic DNA includes:
- the bem46 gene encoding palmitoyl-(protein) hydrolase, with the protein product MAGSLSSAIFNVLKYSGMASLAVTLIALGFLYKYQKTLVYPSAFPQGSRENVPTPKEFNMEYERIELRTRDKVTLDSYLMLQSESPESRPTLLYFHANAGNMGHRLPIARVFYSALNMNVFIISYRGYGKSTGSPSEAGLKIDSQTALEYLMEHPICSKTKIVVYGQSIGGAVAIALTAKNQDRISALILENTFTSIKDMIPTVFPYGGSIISRFCTEIWSSQDEIRKIKKLPVLFLSGEKDEIVPPPQMVLLFGLCGSAKKKFHSFPKCTHNDTCLGDGYFQVIADFLAENDINTPAS
- the utp24 gene encoding rRNA endonuclease Utp24, translated to MGKAKTTRKFAQVKRVINLKDQRLQKKDQKKEKEKTTKNGELVREIPQMASNLFFQFNESLGPPYHVIIDTNFINFCLQQKIDLFEGLMTCLYAKTIPCISDCVMAELEKLGIRYRIALRIAKDERFERLPCTHKGTYADDCIVQRVMQHKCYLVATNDKNLKQRIRKIPGIPILSVANHKIRVERLVDVVD
- the llp1 gene encoding ribosome biogenesis protein Llp1, which codes for MAKSARSKSIRRNKKVLRENVFQPVIDERTKRLSAHLRDQVNDLTKSSSSKEEGIADNSLKEVSSSEVSDNVGMEVDQPKVSTSGPRDNNRNKWAKKHLKKGKRAKNSNFSKFLKKK
- the mug93 gene encoding TPR repeat-containing protein (Paqosome core subunit, TPR repeat protein, human RPAP3 ortholog) produces the protein MEEKENVNLVEKSNYVALENTREIDVFDEFLNAIGNENTITPVYADSSLTHLRKKSYTKVVHDCTYALVINPYDKKVIWRRGLAYLRLGHPHLANRDWEHSLELDPNNTYIQKSLHRLKEVYYIYRECAETWQLRHLRVASSQQLPVGLRKQYPNIIRGKIWWKKVHDNCQLCGQQCELKKENLSAMRSMLYMANTYAKDDTENHSPSAQIGIESSEDELENKITKGEHSLLVPEELYRSNYPCPQNIDQFLYMIKVLSAPCLYIETFSFPISTINQLFKAHGMSVEQLNLFLKSIHYIGLCSRFCKQWSDKARSLMQALSGLPWFSFVVQHCLHITAAQILLHIPDIQEEEFRNWHVSKKPINNTDLSSEFEIAEIPINCYT
- the git5 gene encoding heterotrimeric G protein beta (WD repeat) subunit Git5, whose amino-acid sequence is MDSGSRVNVNIQGTRVLKNKLGKIPDIDISTDGKYLLSASTNDVLLVWDLHTSNKVAFFEAPSVWIMTCAFSPSTKSIAAGGLNNFCVVYDTSVPDADPVELVGHAGFVSCCKYVDDGHLLTGSGDKTCMFWDIEQAKAISVLKGHEMDIVSLDFLPSNPNLFVTGGCDKLAKLWDLRAAYCCATFPGNTSDINSISFFPSNADFVTGAEDGIARCFDIRASAEIFQYSSPSSSPINSVLFSKSGKLLFIAKDKTCEVWDSISSKTITSLTGHENRISSLALTSDGTMLATGSWDECVRLWSSSG
- the omh5 gene encoding putative alpha-1,2-mannosyltransferase Omh5, with translation MLGFHNWRRTYWLYLKKLRPINDTYDAPFAIGCKNVAYEASQYPRMNATFMVLARNSDLDGVLSSMNSIERRFNRHFKYPYVFLNDEPFTTEFKKAVKDATDSSIQFGVLDDELWNFPKDVDKDMIDESIAEQVGVVYANFPSYHKMCRFFSRNFYKHPLMQQYEWYWRLEPEVTFSCDISYDPFYYMDKHNKVYGYVIAIKELAKTVPNLFRYTVAHQKISNLPTTDLWSFFLDKRYETRIKKLKEEQKDQGYYVLPEPPLNRIDGQIYNLCHFWSNFEIARLDFYNSKEYNEYVDALENAGGFWTERWGDAPVHSLAVGLLLNRSQVHYFRDLGYQHSTIQHCGQEYGCNCDCPFNIPDYETKPGSCINEWASVMGGFLDE